Sequence from the Cucumis sativus cultivar 9930 chromosome 1, Cucumber_9930_V3, whole genome shotgun sequence genome:
AACCTTACATTGCCTACCTTACCCTTTCATCAACTCTTAGAGTTATTTGCTCcaaaattaatgttattagATACGACTTTGAATTAGTTTTTGATTAGACATGAGTTGAATTTGTAAAATGTTTCATAGGTTTTAATATGTAGGGATTAATAGTATGATACGTACATGAATATGTGaccatatataaatatagaggTTGACAATGACGTTGTTGTGTCAATTTGGCATTCACattaaaaaagacaaattaaaatgagcCCCAATCTTTACCCATAAACATAATTCACTACGCATATATAACATTATGGTGTGCTAGGAAGAAAATGTCACTTTTAACACATCAAACTTTTAGGACTCCACACTGGAAACAGTCTGCTCATTGTTCTCGTTATGTTATCAGCTTTTCTAGTTTACAAGAATATGTTTAGTATGTGATTGTATTACgattaagaaataattcattatttttggATCCAATATTGCCTTCTCTATTGCCCTCAGGCCATGTTCAGGCACCTGCAACTTTAATCCATcaatgaaaatacaaaaggTAGAGAACCCAATGCACCCTCATATTTATTCATTGTGTTTACTGCACTATGTAATGAGAATCAAGGTTGGGCCTCACCCtgataaaaaaatgtaatccTAATTACTACAAGTAATCCATCTCATTTCTATAACAGATTTTGGACAAGCATCATTTAATAAACAACTAAGATATAACAAAGTTAACAAGATGACCTAATTCGAGCCTAAGAGACAAATTAgaaccaaattaaatattggCAAAGGGAGTTAGCGTGGGCTTGGTCCAAACTAGCATGTTTAGCCTTGATCAAGCCCAAAGTCTAGCCTCACAAAACTTGGTATGAAATTGCAATCACTAAAACCCGAATCAATATGATTTCAACCCTAAGAATTGTGTTAGACACGGATTgctttaaaatcaaatattttagacAAGAACAAATTCTCTATTCAAGATTATTTAAACACTTCACAAGATAAGATGATCATGTTGTTTGAATGTTCTGAACATGCAGGTCAAACTTAAATGGAAAATTCAAGAAGTTCTCTGGCTAAACTTGAAACAAACACAACGGACAAACACAACGGATAAATTTGATTCATCgtcaaatttttcttaaaataatctaatagcaaaacttaaaatagttttccaaaatataaaaccGTAATTCTTtgtaaaaaagactaaattatCCTACTTAAATGTCATTAAATAGTATAATactagaaaatattaaaatcaaagcTTGTGTTGCGAACACACACTAGTGTGCATGTCTATTCATCTTGTAAGTCACACTTCCCCAAACTATAAATCTGCTCTTATTTTCACGTGAAGGTCTGAtgtgttttaattttcctGTCCAAATTTGGCATCAATAAGTGACATCAATTACGCAAAAAGTTTACTACTTAATGGCTAGGACGAACTTGAATGACAATTACCCACCGAGGGAAGATGACATTGATCAAGGTCATCGTCACCCATGAAGAATACACAAGAGGAAGTGTCTTCTTGGATTCAATCACATGAAGATGGTGCTAAGGTGACGATTGAAGCTTGGAAAGAGGGATTGGGCAAATTAGAACCCCGTAACCCAAAGCCACAAGCAAAGGAGAAGACTCTTTGTGCAACAAAAAGAGGGAATCTTGAGTTTAGGAGGAGCCTACACTAAATAAGCTATTTAACAATCAATATAGAGAATGTCTAACGCAAATAGATACATCATTgtaatttttctcttaattaatttgacttGCTGTCTTTCATGTTGTTTTTAACATTGTAAGACTTGTGCATTAGATTCACCTATTTGTCAATgttaatatttacaatatgttTAACTCTAAACTGATTCAGCAAACTCATAAAAGAACAAAGTCAAATTTCCTTTAAACAATAAGACCAGCGTTTGTGATCTAAACTCTCATGTACATTTGTAAAGAATTCATCactttattaaaatttctaaCTAAGAGTTCAACGTCCCACTGCCACCACAAGTACTACAAGAACGAGCAGAAGAGCACTTGGAACAGTAACTCCATTTTTTAGGAAGCCTGAGAAAGATTAAAGTCAGATTATTAGTTGAAAGTAGAAGCTTCCTAAAAAGAGGAGAGTGTGTCAAGAAAATCATACGCTGCGGTGAATCGAGTGGCCATATTCTTCGCAGCCAACCTCGCCCGCTCTGCATTTTCATCTGACAGTTTCTTAAGCACAAATCCTTCACCTTTGCATTCAGAACATAAGCCTGAACCACCACAATCTTCGCATGTTATCAAAGGAACCTGAAATTTAAAGGGAAACCATTGCATTAATTTCAGACAATCCACAAAATAAGtcagtagaaaagaaaagatctAATGTAACACAACCACaccaatttaaaatatttgagtttagTAGTAGTACTGTAAGGTTTATGGAAACCAGAAAAATGCTGCTGTAAAGGATTTGTTGCCAATAGATCTTGACATTTGgaacataaaactaaaaaatcttAAGAGTGAGGACATAGCCGAATAGGCAGAATTAAACCACTTTCTATCACCAACATAAGCAATATGAGCCTAGCTTAGTTAATTGGCATGTAATTCTTTCTAGGTTAGAGGTCCAAATCACCATACTCCACatttgttgtttaaaaaaaattacttgtCTGCCTTACACCTTAATCCTTTTGGAATCCAATGGTATGTTTTCCACTAAATCCATGTTTAGTGATTCAGAACAAAAGGGAGATGCTCTGCAAACTCTTTTAACAGAGGCAATATAGAGAGATAAGCCAACATGAGTTTAGCTTAACTGGCTTCTGTATGTTCCCAAGGACAAGAGGTTCCAAGTTCTAATTTCCCCACCTTCAAGTTGTACTTAAAaagagattttaaaatatatattatatatatggaaaGATAAATATGGCAACAAACACGCAAAATGAGCTCCAAAGAAGGATCCCATCCATGATCTTACATCCTCAAACGGTGCATCATCTTTTCAGAAGGATATGCTTTCAATTGGTCTCTGGCTCTCCCAAAGAATCCAAAAGCTCTCCTCTCCACTGCTCTTTTGGGTCATCTTTTCAGAAAGAAGTAAAAACTCTTTAAGATGACCTAGTGCTTTAAAAACCCCTTTTGGGCGTGTGCCTAGCTCAAGGCAGGTCTAGAACCTCGCCTTGGAAAGGTGAGGCTCATTAAATAAGGTGTGCCTCAAGCACACGCCTTTTGTGAAGCCCCAAGGCTTAAAGCCCTGAGCCAGGGGGctgtttcattatttttaaaagattgcAAGAATTAaggattttctttaaaaaaaaattcattaggTTAAAAAGCCCCAAGACTTAACTTTCTTcccttttataattttcatactTCAATTCAATTGCTTCTTTAAAAgacacaaaagaaaagaaaaatggccaTTTAGCATGTTATGACTGGAAATTCAATGTACGAACCTCTTTAACACTATTTCttcctaaaaatatattgcTAGTCAGGTTCAGGTATTGTGTTGATTTTCAAGTCCGCAAGTAATCTACTCTATtaagaatatgaataaaagaTCAAATGCACATATCAACTTAAGCATTTGAGCATAGGGGTAGTTCAATAACCAAAATCTGGTAGATAAGAAACTCAAATATGAACTTGAGTCATGAGTAAGACATAACACAGACATGGTgacacattattttaaaaataggatgTGAACATGATAAGAAAACACTTTTTAGtgtctaaaatatatatcctttctatataagaaagaaattcaaatccaataaGCGCATctatatgcttaaaaaatgaacttgATGTATTTTAccctcaaattttattatttttatcttaaacTACTATGTGTCTATTTAGCATGAAACAAGTGTTCGATACATgtctaacaaatatttgacCCAACTTTTAAAGTCTAACATGTCTATTGTGCCAACAAGTATTTGATGTGTGTCAAACAAGTGTTGGAGTGTCCAAGTAACAAACATGTACGTGGACATGTAAGCTAAATGCAAGTGCCCGTGCTTCTTAGATAATGACACAAAAACAGTGTAACTGACAAGATGCAGATTCCAGAAACTTGACAATAAGGTAATGGCAAAAAACAGTGTTTCATATGTAAAAGCACACCTCCACTGCCTcagaatttttgtttcttctggAAAGAAAGGTGGCTGCTGCACCTACAACTGTAGCAGCAATTGCCACAGAAGCAGCGGTTTCAGGTAGAGAAGAAGCTATAGTCAAtgttcttcttcctccttgTAGTTTCACATCAGCTGAAAGAGGATTGGAGTCCAACAAGCAAAGGCCATTGTTGTTGGGTTTAGAATTCCTAACGACTTCACATGAACAGCATTCCAATCAGCAGAAAGTTTTGACGTAATAGCATAAGTTCATAATGTAGATTCCAGTACAGCACTGTGTGAACTAACAAGTCTAgaggaaagaaataataaattcacgCATGGTTTGCTCACATGTTTCGATTTTAGAGCTTTAACCAACAAATTTTTATCCCCTAATTTCAGAGAgatgatttaataaaatttatcaaatctaatttttaattctaaatgCAACAGGTAAAGAAGATGGTCTTGTGAGCATAACctgttaaaataataacagaaatataaaaaggaaggaaaaaaaaataaaataaatgaaaaaaaagtgaggTCTACGTGAAGTAAATTATCAGTAGGACACttattgatgaaaatataCGAACGGGTATAAAAAGGCATCATAATTAACTATTGGTGGACCAAGTAGAAGCATCAAAATGACTGATCTCCCGGATTTTGCTACAATTTCAACTTGTCATATTGAAGCTTGTAAACACTTACGTAAGCATTCCCAAATAAACATTGGATGCTTACGAaggaattgacaaaaagttGTTCAATAGCATGAGCAATGGATCAATGATGAAATCGACTAAAGTTGAACTTTGGGAAGAGGAGAGCCAAATATGTGGCTAAACAAAATGAGATACAGAGTTTCGTTCCAAGGTAGTCAGCAGTAGCACTTAGGTGAGGAAGGTCATCTTATAGATAAAATTTAGTTGGTAGAACGCAAGGACACAGTTGTACAAGCTAAAAAATAGATCATGTTCAAGTAAGGTTGTAAAAGAACTACCACACATCCTCCTAAAAATAGATCATGTTCAATTTGTGACACTAGCACACACACATCAAATGTGGCCTTCTAATGGAATGTAACGAAAAGAACTACGACGTAACAGCTACGAAAACTTTCTAAACAACCAACCACCTTCAAATAGCTGGCTCCGCCAGCATGTCATAAATAACATGCCACAACCTCCTAAAGGCAACTTTAGATTGTGTCTTCCACATGAATTTGAGACATTGTTCTGGATCACAACATCAATGACACCTTGTCATCCTCAAGAGAAACTAAAGGGCTTCTCCTCGTGACAACAGGCACTTACAAAGTGCTCTTAAAGCACCCTCAATACAAAACCAATGTCTTCAAGAGTGGCACACTGCACTACTTTATGATCTAGATTTCGcaaatttggttatattccCTTCACCATAATTTACTAGATATAGAAGATCTTAATCATGAACTAGTATATGACGTTAATTCCAGCAATGTGATACAACACTCTTCACTGTCAACCATCATATAACTGAAGAGTCTTATTCCAAACGTTTCAAACAACTAAAAACTGCTAGCGAACAGCCAACCAATGTTCATCTTGATTAAACTACAATATAGATGAGTAAGCAACTAAACAATCACATTAATAATAGCAGACCAACAAAGTCTAGTCTCTCAAAGCTGTCCAGCACAACCAAATTATGCAAAACAACtccaataaaacaaaagtcaCATAATCATTGAAAATCCGCATATAGACAAAGAAACTGACTGAACCCCTCTTGCAGAAAGACGAGAGAGAAAGAACGGATAATTGAATTACATCAATCTCTGAAACTTAATATGAGTCTCGAGCATAAACTTCAATTGGAAAAAACCCAAATTGGAAACATGGGTAAGTTAAGTGTGTGATGATATGAATTGGGAAACAGAGAAATGGAAATGAGATAAAGAATTAAAGCGTACTCTTGGGGATGGAGACAAACAAGGGGGTAGGCAGAGTTAGCTCCATTGAGAAACAAACTCCAGTATGTAGTTGCTTGGCGCTCCCAAAGTCTTGGGTCCCTGCTTATCTTTTCACAGATATTTTCAAGAAGCAGCAGAGACCGACGCATTTTgctttatgatttttttttctttttctttcttttttctacgCAATTCTTTAGTACTACgtaatgttaattttaaaaagactacaaatttttaggtttatttcaatttggtcCCTTGAATCTTTGAAATGATTAATAGGTCTTCAAATCGGGTTGTTGGCAAATTCTATTCTTTtccatataaatttgaattttatactTGATGGCAATACACAAGTATGTATTTTAAGATAGatgaaaagataataaatgaaagtagataatagttataaatattatgatgcaagtttcaaaaaagaaaatgatgatatAGATAAATGTTCATCATTGTCCACAACTTAATggtaacaataataatgagcATCCCCATTTTAGGTTTGTTGCAATAGTTTTTGTATTgcttgaaaaacaaaattgttttgtttagtaAGGTATTCAAAATGTCTCCCAAATTTGACCCTACAATACAACAAGGAGGATTCTGAAGTTGGCTTCCATTAATCAAACTAAACCTATCTTAgcttttaatattaattagttagtaGGTTTGCATTAGAATTTTAGATTAAAGAGAAAAGACGAAGTTatccaataaataaaaaataaaattactccATAAGTAACaaactttaataatattttattgaatatgaacttaaaaatatatttcaaataatggAATATTGATGCCAACAATTAGATTCTCTCACCGTAACTAAAACATTGTGTCCttcaaataaacttttatttgaatatccaaattttataattatgtgCGAATCTTTCTATCTTACAAACAAATATTCTTATTAGTTTAGTGttgtgaataaaatataatataatattttctctcacttttcttttcctttctttataatttatttttattattttcagttaattataaaaatacctccaaactttttttcttcaaaattactcatccacttttaaaagtttcattaatattttatcatttttccttcttccatATTCTTTAATATCTAAAAGTGAGTTCTTCAATTCCAGATATATGGGTTTTAGCCAGAATAATCAAACTATGAATATGCCTCAAGACTTAAATATTATTGGTAGTTGAACGTGAATTAAACATATTTggatctaataaaataaaagagggaCATATTGGTAGTTTGAGTGATAATCAAGCAAGATTTGGATTGACATCGTGTAACCTCGAGCACAAAAACAACTGTTGTCACACAGAATTATTGTAGACTTGTGTCTAAAGACAtacttataattaataacCTCATTCGATCACCTCAAAAAGAAGAGTAAGTTGTAATATTCAAAGAAGAGGCTcaaccatatttttttttgtacttagTTGAATTATACTAACTTAAGCACTGAAGTGTAGTAGAATCAACACTACACTAATGCAAGAATCTCTTACATAGGTTAACTTGGAAAATATCGAAACCAAACCAAAGGAGAAAATGAGTTAAAGGTTGTTAAAGAATTGGTACGTACtgacaatattttttagagGACGTTGTTATAGGAGATGTTCATTGGAATGTTGTTGGCCGGATTATCTTTTGgttgtgtgtgtatgtatgaAGTGATGGTAGGGTACATTTGAATTGcatgacaaaattaaaaatggtaatgaaacgtttgaaaatttgagagaTATTTTTTGAAACATAATACAAAGGTGAGATGTGTTTGAATAAAATTGTCTTGGAATGATTGAATGGGCCCAATGaaattgattatttgtttggtaaaatttaaaatatggttCCTTTGAAAGGAGTTTGGGAAGAAGTATGATGGAAATCATGTGATCACAGCTATGATGATGCTATAaactcatttcatttttaaaattaaaatatgtatcatgagattacaacattttttaactcgtaaaatatttataaattaattaataatagtttataGTGAAGAGTGAAGAAGTAGAATAGTTTGGAGTTGATGTTACATTTAAATGGTttcacaaaagaagaaaaaagaaaaaaaagaatgaaaagaataattctATTAAATGGTCCCAAAGATAGAATGATTGAAAGTTGGAattgaaataatgaatgaaaaataagattcTTGTGAGgttgaataataatttgaaaaggagtataaaatggaaatagaaaaaagagaaaagagaaaagaagaagaaatgaatgaGGAAATGGAAACAGTTTTGTAGATTAGTTTGATTAAATTGAAAGGGGAAGTGTTGGGAGAGCTGAAAATGAAATCATTATGTCCGGATAGAAAAATGGAAGtatttgtaataaataaagaaaaaggaaaacgaCAAAAAGCCAAAATTAAGGAAAGAataggagaaaaagaaataaaaagaaaagaaaaaaagagagtgcCAAAACTGGAGTAAAGCGGGTCAAACCCAAAGGATCCACTTCCCCTTAACCTCACCTTCTTCACACTCTCACTTCAATTTAacattcttcatttcttcctctttctctttcccttttctctgtttctttcttttatcaaacaaCGAAACACACCCACttccctctttcttctttccctcAGATCcagctctctctctctctttccttacCCTCTTCaagtttttcattaatttccGGGTTTCTGCACCCTCTTTGAAAGCTCAGAAATGGAATCAAGTTATGTAAAGAACACTGAGGATTTCGTGTTTTTCAGTTctgtttttatgtttaatccGGTTTTTGCTTTAATCAATAATCcattccttttccttttctctcttctgcTTTTCTCTGCTTTTCTCATTGTTTGGAAATTGAATGTCAAGTATTTGCATTTCTAATGAGGGGTCTTAAGCTCAGaatgttctttttcttcaacttaaTGTGTTTTTGGCCTGTATGTTGTTATTAGTTCAGGCGGTggattaaagtttttttttttttttttttttttgctggggTTGGTGGATTTTCAACTTAACTTCACTCCACTTTTTTCTgcaaatcaatattttattttcttcaggAATATCTAAATCTTGATCTCTCAATGTCTACAATTTGCATATTCATTTTTTCGTTGACACTATACATATGGACTTGTTCTTCTACTGCGTAAGGAAGTTTGAGCTGGATTGAAGTTTCAGATTTTTTATGGCTTTTGAATATCGTGAATTTTTTTGTAGCCTATTGAGATAAAGATATTATCCATAATGCAAGTGCGTTCTGTTATTCactgaatatatattttttcaactcAAACAGTTTAGGGCTCTGTATTCAGGTGAACAAATTATTAGCTCACGTTGTTCACTAATTGTTCAATCAGAAATGCTAATTGTTCACTAAGAAATGGCATTGTCAATATTAACTTGTATTCTATTGCTGATCATGAAACTGATGTAGCCTGTACCACTTTACAGTTTCTTGAAAAGAATGGCGTATCATGTTTCGTGATGCAAGGTTTTCAGCATAATGAAGCAAAGctattatagtttataagaACGTAGAGTGCTTCTATTTCAGAAGAGTAGAGTAATTGGGATATGTGGAGGAGCCAATCGTTTTAGCATGTTTTCTCAAACTTGAAGTTTTAGAAATTGGAAGCAATAttttatgagaaaaatattatggAGGAAATTCAGTCTCAATCAGATAATTATAggtcttcatcatcttcagcGAGTAGTCCAGTGAGTAGAGTACCTTCAAGTAACTTCTTTTACTTGCGGAAACCTGGTTCACTTCGACAGCCTATCTCTTTTGAGGATTCACCTGACTGGGAGGAAACAGATATTGATGTGAGGATTGAGGAAGGGGGTGACTCCATCAATGCTGCAACCACCCCTGCTTCACCCTCTCTCTCAAAACTTAACAGTTGTTCTTTGCCGTCCCCTCCATTACCTGAGGGTGCAGGTGTTGGAAGAAAAATTTCTGGGGCATACATTGCATGGAAAGATTTGACTGTAACGATAAAGGGGAAAAGGAAGTATTCTGACAAGGTTGTGAAAAGTTCCAATGGTTATGCATTGCCTGGAACTATGACAGTAATCATGGGTCCAGCAAAATCAGGGAAGTCTACGCTGCTAAGGGCACTTGCAGGTCTCCAGCTTACTTTgcataataacaaatattaaaaatttcatattttttttttctttctcatgtTGAATTTGGGAATTTTTTGAGGTCTATTGTAGGAAGATTACATCGTTCAGCAAAAATGTATGGTGAATTATTTGTTAATGGAACAAAATCGCGCATGCCGTATGGGTCATATGTAAGTGAGATCACCTGATACTGCattttccattcatatctttcgTTTCATATGTGATTTTATATTCTGCAATCtatgatttttatttctaacCACCTCGACGAGTTAATTATTTCCTAATTTTAGTTGAGTATTAGTTATCTGAAGTCATGAGAGGATGTAAAATGTCTTTTAGCATTGGAAATGCTAAtgatttcatgtttctttatttggtgacattactatttttttctagaaTTTCTAATTGCCTCAATTTTCTAGGGTTTTGTTGAGAAAGAGACGACATTGATTGGTTCCCTCACGGTCCGGGAGTTTCTTTTCTACTCGGCATTGCTTCAACTGCctggtttcttttttcagaaAAAGAATGTGGTAGAGGATGCCATCCATGCAATGTCATTAAGTGATTATGCAAATAAGCTAATTGGAGGCCACTGCTATATGAAGGGCCTTCCCAATGGTGAGAGAAGACGTGTTAGCATTGCTAGAGAACTTGTTATGAGACCACAAATACTATTCATCGATGAGCCACTTTATCACCTTGACAGGTACTTCCAACattgttcttaatttttatgCAAACCGTGAAAATCTGCGACAGTCATAGATTGCACGCTTTGTCTTACATATTCATTAAGTTAGTCAATACTCAAAGAGAAATCTTGTTAATGTTGTGTAATGGTGTTTGTTTAGCGGCCATCGCTGTTTAAAGTACAAGGagcaaagttttatttttcaggAATttaaagtcttttttttttaaaaaaatatgatggTCAAGAACAGTAGGAATGAGAGACAAAAGAAGGGATCTCATGGAGTACTAAGGAATGAGAGTACGAGGACTTCATGATGTGCTATGTCAACAGAATTTCTTATGatttctcttttgatattaATTCTTGTTCAGGAGCTTTGGTTTAGGGATTTTAATGATTGCTTAGGAGCTTTTGTTTAGGAATTGGTTTAAGATTTGGAATTTAAtgattatacatatataggAATTGGTTTAAGATTGGGATTTTAAGAATGAGAGTACAAGGACTTCATGATGTATGGCATCCTTGAAGGAATTCTAGCTTTGTAGCTTTCAGTAAAGGTAAGGAGAGAAAAGGGGAGAGAAAGGGGAGAAAGGGCTGGTATAATAGGTTAGATCATTTGTCTTCATTATAGCACTTACATTGGTTTCCATGAGTGGTTATGGTGACAAAATGGAGGCCATGGCAAGGGCTCAATTGACTTGATGTTGGCATTATCAGTTCACAAGCCTCATTGGTCAGGGCGAGTGTCTTGTTGATGCTTTCCTTGAGGTTGCTGAGTTCGTTCATTTGCTTCTTTCAGTGTCTCTGCACTCTTAATGATGGTCACGTTGAAAAAACTTGCAAGTACCGGATGTACTCTTGTTTTTACCATCAACCAGAGCAGCACAGAAGTATTCGGCCTTTTTGATCGGATTTGTTTGCTTTCAAATGGAAATACTCTGTTTTTTGGAGAAACATTGGCTTGCTTGCAGGTAATATTAATGTGCATTGTGCGAGTATTCGGATATACAATCTACCTTTTTTGTATGGTTCCTCTAAAGCATTCTGTAGGGAATCGTGGCTTCCAAATAAGCATCTTAGTTTCAGTGGctaatatttctctttttcttatgtaGCATTTTGCTAATGCTGGATTTCCTTGTCCAATCATGCAAAGTCCTTCTGATCACTTCTTACGAGCAATAAATACAGATTTTGATAGAATCATTGCAATGTGCAAGAATTGGCAGGTAACTCATTCCagtcttgtttttgtttattcaaatgttttcttttaatatgtTTGGAAATATTGTTTGAACACCTGCCACAGTAAAGGTTCAATGATTGTTTAAGTTTATCTATAATCTATCATATAGTAGATGGCAAACTCAATGATATAATCCCCCTTTTAAATGgatgaaattagaaaagttGTCTTTGAGGGGACATGACAAATTACTTTGTCTTGATGGTTTCTCCTTGACCTTCTTGCCAGAGAATTGGAATTTCCTAAAGGAGGATCTTGAGTGGGACTATAAGGAATTCTTTGGAAGTAGAGTCTTGGACAATTCCTTGAACAAAACCTTAGTATGTCTCATCCCATGAAGGATAGAACAAATATGGTTATGGACTTTAGGCCCATTGGTTCGGTGACCCTTGTTCAAGTTCATGGCTAAGATGTTGGCTAATAGGTTGGAAAAGACCTCTCTTTGATGATCTTGGACTTCCATAGTGTCTTCATTGTCAGGATACAAATCTTAGATCAGACATGAAGCACTCTTAGAGGATTGTCTTCAACAATATTGAAGGGAGCATTATTGAGGGCTTTGAAGTTGGGAATGATCGGGTGCCCTTGTCTCACCTTCAATTTTCTGATGACATTGTTTTCTTCAGGTAAGGAGGAGTCTTTTCTCATTCAAAACCACAATTTAGCTTTTTTGAGGAACCTCAATAGGGGAAATGCCAAATTTTGGGGTTGACTTGTGACTTGGGGAAGGTGAGTAATTGGGCTGATTATGTGGGCTATGAGGTTGGTTTTTT
This genomic interval carries:
- the LOC101218484 gene encoding uncharacterized protein LOC101218484, with amino-acid sequence MELTLPTPLFVSIPKIVRNSKPNNNGLCLLDSNPLSADVKLQGGRRTLTIASSLPETAASVAIAATVVGAAATFLSRRNKNSEAVEVPLITCEDCGGSGLCSECKGEGFVLKKLSDENAERARLAAKNMATRFTAALPKKWSYCSKCSSARSCSTCGGSGTLNS
- the LOC101218719 gene encoding ABC transporter G family member 3, whose product is MEEIQSQSDNYRSSSSSASSPVSRVPSSNFFYLRKPGSLRQPISFEDSPDWEETDIDVRIEEGGDSINAATTPASPSLSKLNSCSLPSPPLPEGAGVGRKISGAYIAWKDLTVTIKGKRKYSDKVVKSSNGYALPGTMTVIMGPAKSGKSTLLRALAGRLHRSAKMYGELFVNGTKSRMPYGSYGFVEKETTLIGSLTVREFLFYSALLQLPGFFFQKKNVVEDAIHAMSLSDYANKLIGGHCYMKGLPNGERRRVSIARELVMRPQILFIDEPLYHLDSVSALLMMVTLKKLASTGCTLVFTINQSSTEVFGLFDRICLLSNGNTLFFGETLACLQHFANAGFPCPIMQSPSDHFLRAINTDFDRIIAMCKNWQDDQGEFSSVNMDTAVAIRTLEATYKSSADAAAVETMILRLTDKEGPSLKSKGKASNLTRIAVLTWRSLLVMSREWKYYWLRLILYMLLAVCIGTVFSGLGHSLSSVVTRVAAVFVFVSFTSLLSVAGVPALMREVKIYNSEESNYHSGAFVFLLGQLLSSIPFLFLISISSSLVFYFLIGLRDEFKLLMYFVLNFFMCLLVNEGLILVMASLWRNIFWIVLTLVSAHVLMMLSAGYFRIRNALPGPVWTYPLSYIAFHTYSIQGLLENEYLGSSFAVGEVRNITGYQALHSAYEISSNTHSKWKNLLVLFLMVVAYRIIVFILLRFRVGKFMSLRKGFRCNRDIKD